Proteins found in one Xenopus laevis strain J_2021 chromosome 1L, Xenopus_laevis_v10.1, whole genome shotgun sequence genomic segment:
- the tnip2.L gene encoding TNFAIP3 interacting protein 2 L homeolog, whose product MASISDGNTDALVARFKVLEETVGKQHKENRALKKKVQSYHSLNSLYHEAKQEVNSLKQKLLLKESLIQKLMVSQAALGVEEHQVSSSKSLVESLVEQLSLMKSKLKETERTCQEKVESLSQEIKRLHRQLEDKDTQVLQYASWPQHEKELEICRLQQTLTDKERAQATSEVLCQSLSDESQQLRRKLATTAEMCQQLVKCLEETQRNSTRNVEQPVHTERPNKILNLDGSNESSLSKLQEENRLLKQKVVHVEDLNAKWQKYDASREEYVKGLHLQLKELKARSDLKSSHSAHTHKELLQKEIIRLNKLLEERMNECTKLKQEKEEMAGARIADSERIQVLEQQLLVYKDDFISERSDRERAQSRIQELLEQLSTLQRQTRRMEDRETAGNFHIFISNKNKTFVKKNTTEALRGSSPEHTEGRRQVAPAEAAEAHRNSTSERRGQDELQCPRCFRIFKDRLGDNLLEHISECCQ is encoded by the exons ATGGCTTCTATCAGTGATGGCAACACAGATGCCCTGGTGGCCAGGTTCAAAGTTTTGGAAGAGACTGTGGGTAAACAGCACAAGGAAAACAGAGCTCTGAAGAAAAAGGTCCAGAGTTACCATTCCCTCAACTCTTTATATCATGAAGCCAAACAGGAGGTGAACAGCCTCAAACAAAAACTGCTGCTCAAGGAAAGTCTCATCCAGAAGCTGATGGTCAGCCAGGCCGCCCTTGGGGTTGAGGAACATCAAGTGAGTTCTTCTAAGTCCTTGGTGGAGAGCTTGGTGGAGCAGTTGTCCTTGATGAAGAGCAAACTGAAGGAGACGGAGAGGACTTGTCAGGAGAAGGTGGAATCATTGAGCCAG GAAATTAAGAGGCTACATCGGCAGCTGGAAGATAAGGATACGCAGGTCCTACAATACGCCAGCTGGCCTCAGCATGAGAAAGAACTGGAAATCTGTCGCCTTCAGCAAACACTGACTGATAAAGAGAGAGCTCAGGCCACCAGTGAGGTCCTGTGCCAGTCCTTGTCTGATGAAAGCCAACAACTCCGACGCAAACTGGCCACCACAGCGGAAATGTGTCAGCAGTTGGTCAAGTGTCTCGAAGAAACACAGAGAAATTCAACTCGGAACGTGGAGCAGCCAGTGCACACAGAAAGGCCCAACAAG ATCCTGAATCTAGACGGCAGCAATGAGTCATCTCTCAGCAAACTTCAGGAAGAGAACCGTTTATTAAAACAGAAAGTTGTTCAT GTGGAAGATTTAAATGCAAAGTGGCAGAAGTATGACGCCAGCAGAGAGGAGTATGTTAAGGGGCTACACCTTCAGCTGAAGGAGCTAAAGGCTCGTAGCGACCTCAAGTCATCCCATAGTGCCCACACCCACAAGGAGCTCCTGCAAAAAGAGATCATCCGGCTGAACAAACTGTTGGAGGAGAGGATGAACGAGTGCACCAAACTTAAACAAGAGAAGGAAGAAATGGCCGGTGCTAGAATTGCAGATTCAGAGCGTATACAGGTGCTTGAGCAGCAG CTGCTAGTTTACAAAGACGACTTCATATCCGAGAGGTCAGACCGAGAGAGAGCGCAGAGTAGGATACAAGAGCTCCTGGAACAACTTTCTACCCTGCAACGCCAAACACGAAGGATG GAGGATCGAGAGACAGCTGggaatttccacatttttatctccaacaaaaacaaaacctttgtgaaGAAGAACACGACAGAAGCCCTGAGGGGCAGCAGCCCTGAGCACACAGAAGGCAGGAGACAAGTAGCACCAGCTGAAGCGGCAGAAGCACATAGGAACTCTACCTCTGAGAGACGAGGTCAGGATGAGCTCCAGTGTCCTCGCTGCTTCAGGATTTTCAAGGACAGACTTGGTGACAATTTACTTGAGCACATCTCCGAGTGCTGCCAGTGA